A single window of Alosa alosa isolate M-15738 ecotype Scorff River chromosome 11, AALO_Geno_1.1, whole genome shotgun sequence DNA harbors:
- the si:dkeyp-73b11.8 gene encoding BPTI/Kunitz domain-containing protein, whose translation MRQLVTFLVIFSAFFSVQAQMNNEICSMRKNEGTAAEGIQPMVYYYYDNVTDQCDPFMFYGAGGNANRFNVEKYCMRNCSSSGTALYPIDEREACHFKKEVGKCLSNYLRYYYDPIHRKCKTFFWTGCVGNGNRFLDSQACNKTCYGIADPGEGPEEDEYDTPVALILGVVFGLVGTAILVAVIVLALKSKEKRKKAPKEDTARQAMQGDEDVETAH comes from the exons ATGAGGCAACTGGTGACATTTTTGGTCATTTTTTCCGCTTTTTTCTCTGTCCAGGCACAGATGAATA ATGAGATCTGTTCTATGCGTAAAAATGAAGGAACGGCTGCTGAGGGAATCCAACCCATGGTCTACTACTACTATGACAACGTCACAGACCAGTGTGATCCATTTATGTTCTATGGAGCCGGTGGCAATGCTAACCGCTTTAATGTTGAAAAGTACTGCATGAGAAACTGCTCAAGCAGTGGAACGGCTTTGTACCCAATTGATG agagagaggcatgtcACTTCAAAAAGGAAGTCGGAAAATGTCTGTCTAATTACCTGCGGTATTATTATGACCCCATCCATCGGAAATGCAAGACGTTCTTCTGGACCGGTTGCGTCGGGAACGGCAACAGATTCCTGGACAGTCAAGCCTGCAACAAAACGTGTTACGGGATCGCAG ATCCTGGTGAGGGCCCTGAGGAAGATGAGTATGACACACCAGTTG CACTGATTTTGGGAGTGGTCTTTGGTCTCGTTGGAACTGCCATTCTTGTTGCCGTTATAGTTCTTGCTCTAAAGTCAAA ggaaaaaaggaaaaaggccCCCAAAGAAGACACAGCGAGACAGGCCATGCAGGGCGACGAAGACGTGGAGACAGCACATTAA